In Deltaproteobacteria bacterium, the sequence CGACTTTGTTTTTCCCATGCTCCGGGCCAATGCGGTCTATGAAGGGTCGTATCTTTTGGGCACCTCCATCGCCCGGCCGCTTATCGCCAAAAAACAGATCGAAATTGCTGAAAAGGAAAAGGCGTCCGCGGTCTCCCATGGCGCCACCGGGAAAGGCAACGACCAGGTCCGCTTCGAGCTTACCTATTACGCCCTCAAACCGGATATAAAAATCATCGCCCCCTGGAGGGAATGGAGTCTCGATTCGCGCGCCGCCCTCGTGGAATACGCCAAAAAGCACGGCATCGATGTGCCGGTCACCCCCAAAAAACCGTACAGCTCCGACCGGAATCTCTTTCACATCAGTTTTGAAGGGGGGATTCTGGAGGATCCGTGGTCTGCGCCTCCGGAGGATATGTTTGTTCTATCGGTCTCGCCCGAAAAAGCGCCTTCCAGTCCGACGGTTGTGGAGATCGATTATGAAAAAGGGAATCCGACCGCGGTGAACGGAAAAAAAATGACTCCGGCAGAATTGCTGGCCTCCCTCAACCGCCTGGGAGGACAAAATGGCGTGGGGCGCGTGGATCTTGTGGAGAACCGGTTTGTCGGGATGAAAAGCAGGGGTGTTTACGAAACCCCCGGTGGGACAATCCTCCATGTCGCGCACCGGGCGCTCGAATCGATCACCCTCGACCGGGAGGTTCTCCATTTGAGGGACAGCATCATTCCCAAATATGCCGAGCTTGTCTATTATGGCTTCTGGTTCGCGCCGGAGAGGGAAATGCTTCAAAAAATGATCGACGAGTCACAGGTCCATGTATCGGGAACGGTAAAACTGAAACTTTACAAGGGAAATGTTTCGGTTTTGGGGCGAAAGGCGGTGAAGTCGCTCTACAACCCGGAGCTGGCCACGTTTGAAAAAGAGACCATTTACCGTCAGGCCGATGCGGAGGGGTTCATCAAGTTGAATGCGTTGCGGCTTCGCATTCGAAAACAAATGGGCTTATAGTTTCACCCTCCCCCCGTCCCCCCTCCCCTCGAGGGAGGGGGCAGGGGGAGGGGGCGATCGGATGAAATATTT encodes:
- a CDS encoding argininosuccinate synthase; translation: MKQKIDKVVLAYSGGLDTSVIVKWLIENYSCEVVCFSADIGQGEELEPLKKKAIDTGASRIYIENLKEEFVRDFVFPMLRANAVYEGSYLLGTSIARPLIAKKQIEIAEKEKASAVSHGATGKGNDQVRFELTYYALKPDIKIIAPWREWSLDSRAALVEYAKKHGIDVPVTPKKPYSSDRNLFHISFEGGILEDPWSAPPEDMFVLSVSPEKAPSSPTVVEIDYEKGNPTAVNGKKMTPAELLASLNRLGGQNGVGRVDLVENRFVGMKSRGVYETPGGTILHVAHRALESITLDREVLHLRDSIIPKYAELVYYGFWFAPEREMLQKMIDESQVHVSGTVKLKLYKGNVSVLGRKAVKSLYNPELATFEKETIYRQADAEGFIKLNALRLRIRKQMGL